The following are encoded in a window of Syngnathus scovelli strain Florida chromosome 4, RoL_Ssco_1.2, whole genome shotgun sequence genomic DNA:
- the syt9a gene encoding synaptotagmin-9: MPGDKDDEICRKALELLSDLCSKGEVQSENCLDFIYYFRDLARPRYMDSDVSVSLLSLVVTACGLALFGVSLFVSWKLCWIPWRERGLSPTTKEPHGGHLNLAMSPLRSQPLQRQPVYTAVDPPAHTRRESSQCSIAKEPTPMASVVSVEAPVTPVSPPPVALGPPEAAMKISHTSPDIPLDAQEKSRENGVHTNPRIQRQTTEPSPTGYSMSEIGQGSIRRHMNLSNPDFNVAQFQRQDSLTGMGLGLGRLKPELYKQRSLEGDDGSHRGRGCGCLHFILKFDCDLEQLIVKIHKAEDLPAKDFSGTSDPYVKIYLLPDRMTKHQTKVHRKTLNPVFDEVFLFPVAYSELPTRKLHFSVYDFDRFSRHDIIGQVVVDNFLDLADFPRETKLCREIKYVSTDNVDLGDLMFSLCYLPTAGRLTITMIKARNLKAMDITGASDPYVKVSLMCDGRRLKKRKTSTKRNTLNPVYNEAIVFDVPPENIEQISLLIAVMDYDRVGHNEVIGVCRVGNDADNLGRDHWSEMLTYPRKPVAHWHPLVEYQGTTGSSQGGSCNSLKAPISP, translated from the exons ATGTGTCGGTGAGTCTGCTGTCACTGGTGGTGACAGCCTGTGGCTTGGCTCTATTTGGAGTCTCCCTTTTTGTATCTTGGAAGCTCTGCTGGATACCATGGAGAGAGCGTGGTCTCTCCCCCACTACCAAGgagccccacgggggtcacctcAACCTAGCCATGAGCCCTTTGCGCTCACAGCCCCTTCAGAGGCAGCCGGTTTACACGGCCGTGGACCCCCCGGCCCACACCCGCCGTGAGTCGTCCCAGTGCTCCATCGCCAAGGAgccaacaccaatggcgtcagttGTATCTGTGGAGGCTCCGGTAACTCCCGTATCACCGCCTCCTGTCGCCCTGGGTCCTCCGGAGGCAGCCATGAAGATCAGTCACACATCTCCGGACATTCCACTAGACGCCCAGGAAAAAAGTCGAGAAAACGGGGTTCATACTAACCCTCGGATTCAGAGGCAAACTACGGAACCCTCACCCACCGGGTACTCCATGTCGGAAATTGG ACAAGGCTCAATACGCCGACATATGAACCTGTCGAATCCCGACTTCAACGTGGCCCAGTTTCAAAGGCAGGACTCACTCACTGGGATGGGACTGGGCCTTGGGCGCCTCAAACCTGAGCTCTACAAACAACGGTCTCTAGAAGGAGACGATGGAAGTCACAGAGGCAGGGGTTGTGGGTGTCTCCACTTCATCCTCAAGTTTGACTGTGACCTGGAGCAGTTGATTGTTAAGATCCACAAAGCAGAGGACCTCCCAGCCAAGGATTTCTCTGGAACCTCTGATCCTTACGTCAAGATCTACCTGCTGCCTGACCGGATGACCAAGCATCAGACCAAAGTACACCGTAAAACGCTAAACCCCGTGTTTGATGAGGTCTTCTTGTTTCCTGTGGCCTACTCAGAGCTTCCCACACGCAAGCTGCACTTCAGCGTCTATGACTTCGACCGATTTTCACGGCATGACATTATTGGCCAAGTGGTTGTGGACAACTTCCTGGATCTGGCAGATTTCCCACGGGAGACAAAACTCTGCCGGGAAATCAAATACGTCTCCACG GATAACGTGGACTTGGGTGATCTCATGTTTTCTCTGTGTTACTTGCCAACTGCCGGAAGACTGACCATCACAATGATAAAGGCTCGCAATCTGAAGGCCATGGACATTACCGGTGCATCTG ATCCCTACGTGAAGGTTTCGCTCATGTGTGACGGTCGCAGATTGAAGAAGCGGAAAACTTCCACAAAGAGGAACACTTTGAATCCTGTCTATAACGAGGCCATTGTTTTCGATGTTCCCCCTGAGAATATAGAGCAGATCAGCCTGTTGATTGCCGTGATGGATTATGACCG AGTCGGTCATAACGAGGTCATCGGTGTGTGTCGGGTTGGCAACGATGCAGATAACCTCGGTCGGGACCACTGGAGTGAAATGCTCACGTACCCCCGAAAACCTGTCGCCCACTGGCATCCTCTTGTGGAG TACCAGGGTACCACAGGTAGTAGCCAGGGAGGATCCTGTAATTCTCTGAAGGCCCCCATTTCCCCATAA